Proteins encoded in a region of the Deinococcus depolymerans genome:
- the galE gene encoding UDP-glucose 4-epimerase GalE has translation MKILVVGGAGYIGSHTVRQLIRAGHTPVVFDNLSSGHAEALPAEVPLVRGDLLDADAIRAALDAHQPDAVIHFAALIEVGESMRAPARYYRNNVVGSLNLLQAITETRKVPLVFSSTAAVYGTTDLVPIPETAAMQPESVYGETKLMTENMIHAFHTAHGLPYTVLRYFNVCGAAPEGDIGEAHAGKSHLIELAALTALGMREKMFIFGDDYPTPDGTCIRDYVHVQDLADAHVLAVEALLAGQRTEGTFNVGLGHGFSVKEVLDTVDDVIGTPLNRELAPRRAGDPPRLVADATRIREELGFNPQFTNLKDIVQTAWNWHKGHPHDFKK, from the coding sequence ATGAAGATTCTCGTGGTGGGCGGCGCAGGGTACATCGGTTCTCACACGGTCCGGCAGCTGATCCGCGCCGGACACACGCCGGTCGTGTTCGACAACCTGTCCAGCGGGCACGCCGAGGCCCTGCCCGCCGAGGTTCCCCTGGTGCGCGGCGACCTGCTCGATGCCGACGCCATCCGCGCCGCCCTGGACGCCCACCAGCCGGACGCCGTGATTCACTTCGCCGCGCTGATCGAGGTGGGCGAGAGCATGCGCGCCCCGGCCCGCTACTACCGCAACAACGTGGTCGGCAGCCTGAACCTCCTGCAGGCCATCACCGAGACCCGCAAGGTGCCGCTGGTGTTCTCCTCGACGGCCGCCGTGTACGGCACCACCGACCTCGTGCCCATCCCCGAGACGGCCGCCATGCAGCCCGAGAGCGTGTACGGCGAGACGAAACTCATGACCGAGAACATGATCCACGCCTTCCACACGGCGCACGGCCTGCCGTACACGGTCCTGCGGTACTTCAACGTGTGCGGCGCCGCCCCCGAGGGCGACATCGGCGAGGCGCACGCCGGCAAGAGCCACCTGATCGAACTGGCCGCCCTGACCGCCCTGGGCATGCGCGAGAAGATGTTCATCTTCGGCGACGACTACCCCACCCCGGACGGCACCTGCATCCGCGACTACGTGCACGTGCAGGACCTCGCCGACGCGCACGTCCTGGCCGTCGAGGCGCTGCTGGCCGGGCAGCGCACCGAGGGCACCTTCAACGTGGGCCTGGGCCACGGCTTCAGCGTCAAGGAGGTGCTGGACACCGTGGACGACGTGATCGGCACGCCCCTGAACCGCGAACTCGCGCCGCGCCGCGCCGGGGACCCCCCCCGCCTCGTCGCCGACGCCACCCGCATCCGCGAGGAACTGGGCTTCAACCCGCAGTTCACGAACCTGAAAGACATCGTGCAGACCGCCTGGAACTGGCACAAGGGCCACCCGCACGACTTCAAAAAATGA
- a CDS encoding TetR family transcriptional regulator, translating to MVTPTRARSDTAKQERRAQILTATRTLWHTHRYPDLTLNAIAEQVHLTKAALFAYFPSKEDLFLSLYEELLDEFFHDLNRHLDLGGTHTPATLARTLGSLTLAHPDLARLIPLLAGILEHNISAERAHAHKTRVAAHLNATAPRLQRALPGLRGDAPARLLTYTQALIAGLQPMSDPSPAVREALRDSPLGALHLSLDTALPDALTALITGLSAEQEA from the coding sequence ATGGTCACCCCGACGCGCGCCCGCAGCGACACCGCCAAACAGGAACGCCGCGCGCAGATCCTCACCGCCACCCGCACCCTCTGGCACACCCACCGCTACCCCGACCTCACCCTGAACGCCATCGCCGAACAGGTCCACCTCACCAAGGCCGCCCTCTTCGCGTATTTCCCCAGCAAGGAAGACCTGTTCCTCAGCCTGTACGAGGAGCTGCTGGACGAGTTCTTCCACGACCTCAACCGCCACCTCGACCTGGGCGGCACCCACACCCCCGCCACCCTCGCCCGCACCCTGGGCAGCCTCACCCTGGCGCACCCGGACCTCGCGCGGCTGATCCCGCTCCTGGCGGGCATCCTGGAACACAACATCAGCGCCGAACGCGCCCACGCCCACAAGACGCGCGTCGCGGCGCACCTGAACGCCACGGCGCCCCGGCTCCAGCGCGCGCTGCCTGGCCTGCGCGGCGACGCCCCCGCGCGCCTGCTGACCTACACCCAGGCGCTCATCGCGGGCCTGCAACCCATGAGCGACCCCTCGCCCGCCGTGCGCGAGGCCCTGCGCGACTCCCCGCTGGGCGCGCTGCACCTCAGCCTGGATACCGCCCTGCCCGACGCCCTGACCGCCCTGATCACCGGCCTGAGTGCCGAACAGGAGGCATGA